The Chryseobacterium nakagawai genome has a segment encoding these proteins:
- a CDS encoding HU domain-containing protein yields MNISAYILEYLKQFGTVTVPGFGVFSLKNSKAIINSENGSILPPASQIEFTIDYEVQADDLTIFIAKEKQMSVEASRSDLKIQTDFWKKKLQAEQVLDIQNLGTIFTEEGHTHFKGKRIEAGRPDFFGLEEIRFSDINNGEKVNTSENREKDYKFKKTILWLFLLIIPILGIVYFAFTQKELLFGKKSFNKVSVQTSTHRIVKDTVKVMVHTPETQVSDSLKNDSLAKPAGKATKPVPAAPKNTKNKWQK; encoded by the coding sequence ATGAATATTTCAGCATACATTTTAGAATATTTAAAACAATTTGGAACTGTCACGGTTCCAGGCTTTGGGGTGTTTTCTCTGAAAAATTCTAAAGCAATTATCAATTCAGAAAATGGAAGTATCCTGCCTCCAGCAAGTCAGATTGAATTTACAATTGACTATGAAGTACAGGCCGATGATCTTACTATTTTTATTGCTAAAGAAAAACAGATGTCTGTAGAGGCTTCAAGAAGCGACTTGAAGATACAAACTGATTTTTGGAAGAAAAAACTTCAGGCAGAGCAGGTTCTTGACATTCAAAATCTGGGAACCATCTTTACAGAAGAAGGACATACCCATTTCAAAGGGAAAAGAATAGAAGCGGGACGTCCGGATTTTTTCGGATTAGAAGAGATCAGGTTCTCAGACATTAATAATGGTGAGAAAGTAAATACTTCAGAAAACCGCGAAAAGGATTATAAATTCAAGAAGACCATTCTTTGGCTTTTCCTATTGATTATTCCTATTCTTGGTATTGTATATTTCGCATTTACTCAAAAGGAACTTCTATTTGGAAAGAAATCTTTTAACAAAGTTTCCGTACAGACTTCTACCCATAGAATTGTAAAAGATACTGTGAAAGTAATGGTTCATACTCCTGAAACTCAGGTTTCAGATTCCCTGAAGAATGATTCACTGGCAAAACCTGCCGGAAAAGCGACTAAACCAGTTCCGGCTGCTCCAAAAAACACTAAGAATAAATGGCAAAAATAA
- a CDS encoding acyl-CoA thioesterase has translation MAKIKTASESLTIMTNIVLPNETNSLRNLFGGELLAKMDRCASISAARHCERRVVTASVNHVSFNHPIPEGGVVVLESKVSRAFSTSMEVYVDVWSDDPINQKKIHTNSGIYTFVAVDEFNRPIPIPDMVPETEDEKERYAAAFRRKELSLILSGRMKPLESVELKKLFQEPEEPQSSKKDKK, from the coding sequence ATGGCAAAAATAAAAACAGCGTCAGAATCCCTGACCATTATGACCAATATCGTTCTTCCGAACGAAACTAACTCTCTAAGAAACCTATTTGGTGGTGAACTTTTAGCAAAAATGGACAGATGTGCTTCCATTTCTGCAGCTAGACACTGTGAAAGAAGAGTAGTAACAGCATCTGTAAACCACGTTTCATTCAATCATCCAATTCCCGAAGGGGGAGTTGTTGTGCTGGAATCTAAAGTTTCCAGAGCGTTCTCTACTTCTATGGAAGTGTATGTAGATGTATGGTCAGATGATCCTATCAATCAGAAAAAAATTCATACTAATTCTGGAATTTATACTTTCGTTGCAGTAGATGAATTCAACCGTCCTATTCCAATTCCGGATATGGTTCCTGAAACAGAAGATGAAAAAGAAAGATACGCAGCAGCCTTCCGTAGAAAAGAGCTTTCACTAATTCTTTCTGGAAGAATGAAACCTTTGGAATCTGTGGAGCTTAAGAAATTATTCCAGGAACCGGAAGAACCACAATCTTCTAAAAAAGATAAAAAATAA
- a CDS encoding 2-hydroxyacid dehydrogenase has translation MKILLLDKNHPLITEQLLAKNFMLEEDFTSTYDEVCDKIKNYDGIIIRSRIPLDKNFLEQAQNLKFIARVGAGMENIDIPVAEKLGIQLINSPEGNRDSVAEHVVGMLLVIMNRLFIASQEVKNGIWKREENRGDELLGKTVGLIGYGNMGKATAKRLSGFGCKVIFHDILPGLGDEFASQVTLEELKESAEVLSLHIPLTSETRYLIDETFISEMKNDFYFVNTARGKNVQTKSLVEALKSGKVKGACLDVLEYEKSSFEHLEIENEDLQYLLESEKAIVTPHIAGWTHQSKEKLAQFIVDKIVNSYC, from the coding sequence ATGAAAATTCTCCTTTTAGATAAAAATCACCCGCTTATTACCGAACAGCTTTTAGCTAAAAACTTTATGTTGGAAGAAGACTTTACTTCCACTTACGATGAGGTTTGTGATAAAATCAAAAATTATGATGGTATTATCATCAGAAGCCGCATTCCTTTAGATAAAAATTTTCTTGAGCAGGCTCAAAATCTGAAGTTTATTGCAAGGGTAGGTGCTGGTATGGAAAATATTGATATTCCTGTCGCTGAAAAATTAGGCATTCAATTAATTAATTCTCCAGAAGGAAACAGAGATTCAGTCGCAGAACATGTAGTAGGAATGTTGTTGGTCATTATGAACAGGCTTTTCATAGCCTCTCAGGAAGTAAAGAATGGGATTTGGAAACGTGAAGAAAACAGAGGTGATGAATTACTTGGGAAGACCGTAGGTTTAATCGGATACGGAAATATGGGGAAGGCTACGGCTAAAAGACTTTCTGGTTTTGGATGTAAAGTGATTTTCCATGATATTCTTCCGGGATTGGGAGATGAGTTTGCTTCTCAGGTTACTTTAGAAGAGCTAAAGGAATCTGCCGAAGTGTTGAGTTTACATATTCCCCTAACTTCTGAAACTCGTTATCTTATTGATGAAACATTTATTTCTGAGATGAAGAATGATTTTTATTTTGTCAATACGGCAAGAGGAAAAAATGTACAAACTAAAAGTTTAGTAGAAGCGTTAAAGTCGGGTAAAGTAAAAGGAGCCTGTCTAGATGTATTGGAATATGAAAAGTCCTCTTTTGAACATCTTGAAATTGAAAATGAAGATTTACAATATCTGCTGGAATCAGAAAAAGCAATAGTTACTCCACATATTGCTGGTTGGACGCATCAGAGTAAAGAAAAATTAGCTCAGTTTATTGTAGATAAAATTGTAAATTCTTATTGCTAG
- a CDS encoding TonB-dependent receptor, with the protein MKGLFFLGLSVGSVAFLQAQNTDSLKIREIEAVNFTKRLPVAKEIINVQKDLDGRNLGQDLPILLKNQTSIISTSDAGNGVGYTGFRIRGVSGTAINVMMNGVPYNDSESQGTFFVNVPDLTSSASQIVIQRGVGTSNNGVSAFGASINVISREPEEKFYFKTDDSYGSFNTYKYSAEVGSGKFWKNRLSVMGRYSNIHSDGYIDRASSDLHSYNFTALFEEGKTKLRLMAFGGKEKTYQAWNGISREMWETNPRFNNSGKIVDANGNITGFYNNETDNYRQNHYQLLWEQKFNDRWNLETTFHYTKGKGYYENYKQASSFSKYQLPNIIENGVTITKSDFIRKKWLNNDFYGVVSTLYGKFDNLDLNFGAVANQYYGRHYGNVTGVFYPQIHESEYYRNRSVKNEVSGFAKALYRMDNFEFFGDLQLRSINYNTKVIMAGDDDGADLDKNWLFFNPKAGVNYKIEGGKIFLSYAHAHREPNRADIMANNDVKPEKLHDFEAGLEKQFGFLSLTANVYYMYYVNQLVLNGQLNSVGAFIRSNSGKSYRRGVEIGALAKLSKQWEVSGNFTLSQNRNQDFNIEVGKQPISLGNTQISFSPNMIANLGVRFNPNKSFQFALMNQYVGKQYLDNTEDKNLELKDYLLTDFNAQYQFKIGNNDIALKLLVNNLFNKKYVNNGSVGEDGNPLYFAQAGTNFMFGISWKIQ; encoded by the coding sequence ATGAAAGGATTATTTTTTTTAGGGCTTAGTGTAGGCTCTGTAGCCTTTTTGCAGGCTCAAAACACAGATTCTCTGAAGATCAGGGAAATAGAAGCGGTTAATTTTACCAAAAGACTTCCTGTTGCTAAGGAAATCATCAATGTTCAGAAAGATTTAGATGGTAGAAATCTGGGACAGGATCTCCCTATACTTTTAAAAAATCAAACTTCAATAATTTCTACTTCAGATGCTGGAAATGGTGTGGGGTATACTGGTTTTAGAATTCGTGGTGTTTCAGGAACGGCCATTAATGTGATGATGAACGGTGTTCCTTATAATGACTCTGAAAGCCAGGGGACCTTTTTTGTAAATGTTCCGGATTTGACAAGTTCTGCATCACAGATTGTTATTCAAAGAGGGGTTGGAACTTCTAATAATGGAGTTTCTGCGTTTGGAGCAAGTATCAACGTGATTTCAAGAGAGCCGGAAGAAAAGTTTTATTTTAAAACTGATGATAGCTATGGTTCTTTTAATACCTATAAATATTCAGCTGAGGTAGGTTCCGGGAAATTCTGGAAGAACCGTCTTTCTGTAATGGGAAGATATAGTAATATTCATTCGGATGGATACATAGATAGAGCTTCTTCTGATCTGCATTCTTACAATTTTACAGCCTTGTTTGAGGAAGGGAAAACCAAATTGCGTTTAATGGCCTTTGGAGGAAAAGAAAAAACGTATCAGGCATGGAACGGAATCAGCAGAGAAATGTGGGAAACCAATCCAAGATTCAATAATTCGGGTAAAATTGTTGATGCTAATGGGAATATTACCGGATTTTATAATAATGAAACGGATAACTACAGACAGAATCATTATCAGTTACTTTGGGAACAGAAATTCAATGACCGTTGGAATCTTGAAACAACTTTCCACTACACGAAAGGAAAGGGATATTACGAAAACTATAAGCAAGCAAGCTCTTTCTCTAAATATCAACTGCCTAATATTATTGAGAATGGGGTAACGATTACCAAATCAGATTTTATCCGAAAAAAATGGTTAAATAATGATTTCTACGGAGTCGTTTCTACACTCTATGGGAAGTTTGATAATCTAGATTTGAACTTTGGTGCTGTAGCTAATCAGTACTATGGAAGGCATTATGGAAATGTTACCGGAGTATTTTATCCTCAGATTCATGAAAGTGAATATTACAGAAACCGTTCTGTGAAAAACGAAGTCTCTGGTTTTGCAAAGGCTTTATACAGAATGGATAATTTCGAGTTCTTCGGTGATTTACAGCTTAGAAGCATCAATTATAATACTAAGGTCATCATGGCTGGAGACGATGACGGTGCTGATCTGGACAAAAACTGGCTGTTCTTTAATCCTAAAGCGGGGGTGAATTATAAAATAGAGGGTGGGAAGATATTCTTATCTTATGCTCATGCCCATAGAGAACCCAACAGGGCAGATATCATGGCTAATAATGATGTGAAGCCTGAAAAACTTCATGATTTTGAAGCCGGTTTGGAAAAGCAGTTTGGATTTTTATCCCTGACAGCGAATGTTTATTACATGTATTATGTGAATCAGTTGGTTTTGAATGGACAACTTAACAGTGTGGGGGCATTTATCCGGAGCAATTCAGGAAAGAGTTACAGACGTGGTGTGGAGATTGGTGCTTTGGCAAAGCTTTCAAAACAATGGGAGGTTTCCGGTAACTTTACCTTAAGCCAGAACAGAAATCAGGATTTTAATATTGAAGTTGGCAAGCAGCCGATAAGCCTTGGGAATACTCAGATTTCTTTTTCTCCGAATATGATTGCTAATTTGGGAGTAAGGTTTAATCCGAATAAAAGTTTCCAATTTGCCTTAATGAACCAATATGTTGGAAAACAGTATCTGGACAATACAGAGGATAAAAATTTAGAACTTAAAGATTACTTATTGACAGACTTTAATGCCCAGTACCAGTTTAAAATTGGGAACAATGACATTGCATTAAAACTATTGGTAAACAATTTATTCAATAAAAAATATGTGAACAATGGCTCTGTGGGTGAAGATGGCAATCCGCTTTACTTTGCACAGGCAGGAACCAACTTCATGTTTGGGATCAGTTGGAAGATTCAATAG
- a CDS encoding serine hydrolase domain-containing protein — MKMRNLVLAVTVALSLLSCKNKSESKEVSVENTTNLPNYGNVDLGNVFTKTDGLLSNKELLTGYIDQYYKKIWEGGDLSGGILVAKGDEILYENYRGFGREGNQMPIDKNTPLHVASVSKTLTAMAMMKLVEAGKIKLTDHLTQFFPGFPYPNVTVQTLLDQRSGLPKYEYFIPKIQPAPAELSKQFITNQDVLDMIIKYKPDLARDTDTGFMYCNTNFALLALLIEKVTKTPFPQAMKEMVFTPLKMNHTYIFQEKDIPTASQSFYYGGNKLYPLDRLDLIYGDKNVYTTPRDLYNFSKAMFSKDFLKPDLMQMVFTPYSNEKAGMNNYGLGFRMKIFDNGEKLTYHNGWWHGTNSVFAHLLKSKVTIVAIGNKYSGKVYTALALSGLFEDFPLQKDKLHSVMNENKDSLNNGNEVFGE, encoded by the coding sequence ATGAAGATGCGTAATTTAGTACTTGCTGTAACGGTTGCTTTATCCCTTTTATCCTGTAAAAATAAATCTGAATCCAAAGAGGTTTCAGTTGAAAATACCACCAATCTTCCGAACTATGGGAATGTAGATCTGGGAAATGTGTTTACAAAAACAGATGGACTGCTTTCCAATAAGGAACTATTGACGGGGTATATAGATCAGTACTATAAAAAAATCTGGGAAGGTGGAGATCTTAGCGGAGGTATTTTAGTAGCTAAAGGTGATGAGATTTTATACGAAAATTATAGAGGATTCGGAAGAGAAGGTAATCAGATGCCGATCGATAAAAATACACCATTGCATGTCGCTTCGGTTTCAAAAACATTAACGGCAATGGCTATGATGAAGCTTGTAGAAGCTGGCAAAATAAAATTGACAGACCATCTTACCCAATTCTTTCCGGGATTTCCTTATCCTAATGTAACTGTCCAAACTTTGTTGGATCAAAGAAGCGGATTACCTAAGTATGAGTATTTTATTCCTAAAATACAGCCTGCACCGGCAGAACTTTCCAAACAGTTTATTACCAACCAGGATGTATTGGACATGATTATCAAATATAAACCGGATCTGGCAAGAGATACCGATACCGGATTTATGTATTGCAATACAAACTTTGCTTTACTGGCCTTACTGATTGAAAAAGTAACCAAAACTCCTTTTCCACAGGCAATGAAAGAAATGGTTTTCACCCCGTTGAAAATGAATCATACCTATATTTTTCAGGAAAAAGATATTCCAACTGCTTCACAGTCTTTCTATTATGGTGGAAATAAACTATATCCTTTGGATCGTTTGGATTTGATCTATGGAGATAAAAACGTTTATACTACTCCAAGAGATCTATATAATTTCTCAAAAGCAATGTTCTCTAAGGATTTCCTGAAACCGGATCTGATGCAGATGGTATTTACTCCTTACAGCAACGAAAAGGCAGGGATGAATAATTATGGCCTTGGTTTTAGAATGAAAATTTTTGATAATGGTGAAAAACTGACCTATCACAACGGCTGGTGGCATGGAACCAACTCTGTATTTGCTCACCTTTTAAAATCTAAAGTGACCATTGTGGCTATCGGAAACAAATATTCCGGTAAAGTGTATACAGCGCTTGCTTTATCAGGATTGTTTGAGGATTTTCCTTTACAGAAAGATAAACTTCATTCTGTGATGAATGAGAATAAAGACAGTTTGAATAACGGAAACGAAGTTTTTGGAGAATAA